Proteins encoded within one genomic window of Streptomyces taklimakanensis:
- a CDS encoding SMR family transporter, translating to MSWVVLVLSGVLEAVWAAALSASEGFSRLRPSLLFLAALTLSMGGLAYALRGIPIGTGYAVWVGIGAVGTALYGMVALDDPVSVGRVVCLVLIVAGVVGLKVLE from the coding sequence GTGTCCTGGGTCGTGTTGGTCCTGTCCGGAGTGCTGGAGGCGGTGTGGGCCGCGGCGCTCTCCGCCTCGGAGGGCTTCAGCCGCCTCCGGCCCAGCCTGTTGTTCCTGGCGGCCCTCACCCTGAGCATGGGCGGCCTCGCCTATGCCCTGCGCGGTATTCCCATCGGCACGGGATACGCGGTGTGGGTGGGCATCGGCGCCGTGGGCACGGCGCTGTACGGCATGGTCGCGCTCGACGACCCGGTGTCGGTCGGGCGCGTGGTCTGTCTGGTGCTGATCGTGGCCGGTGTGGTGGGGCTGAAGGTCCTGGAGTGA
- a CDS encoding endonuclease Q family protein — translation MRFYTDLHVHSRYSRACSRDSDLTHLARWARRKGITVLGTGDFTHPEWSRVLRESLVPAEPGLFRLRDDLDHEVLEELPPSCRGPLRFLLQVEVSTNYRRGDRGRRIHHLCYASDFEEAERLTRALSPYGDLASDGRPALAMDARDLLEAVLAAGEGAYLVPAHAWTPWFGILGSKSGFDDVDECFGDLAGHVFALETGLSSVPEMNWRVPSLDRFRLVSHSDAHSPPILGRNATVFDTDLDHFALRRALETGEGYVGTVDLYPEAGKYHLDGHRGCGVRLEPAETRALDGRCPVCGRRLTVGVLHRVDALADRPEGRRPATAGEAMKIVPLPELASEILGVGPKSKTVGRWVDALTAALGPELPLLLEVPTEEVRAAGEPEAAEAIERLRAHRVRRVPGYDGTFGTISVFDPDEPAPAPGRSG, via the coding sequence ATGCGCTTCTACACCGACCTGCACGTCCACTCCCGGTACAGCAGGGCCTGCAGCCGCGACAGCGACCTGACGCACCTGGCCCGGTGGGCGCGGCGCAAGGGGATCACCGTGCTGGGCACCGGCGACTTCACCCACCCCGAGTGGTCACGCGTCCTGCGCGAGTCGCTGGTGCCCGCCGAGCCGGGGCTGTTCCGGCTCCGCGACGACCTCGACCACGAGGTGCTGGAGGAGTTGCCGCCCTCCTGCCGCGGCCCCCTGCGCTTCCTGCTCCAGGTGGAGGTCTCCACCAACTACCGGCGCGGCGACCGGGGTCGCAGGATCCACCACCTGTGCTACGCGTCCGACTTCGAGGAGGCCGAGCGGCTCACCCGGGCCCTGTCCCCGTACGGCGACCTCGCCTCGGACGGGCGCCCCGCCCTGGCGATGGACGCCCGCGACCTGTTGGAGGCCGTCCTGGCCGCCGGGGAGGGCGCCTACCTGGTCCCGGCGCACGCCTGGACCCCCTGGTTCGGGATCCTGGGCTCCAAGTCCGGCTTCGACGACGTGGACGAGTGCTTCGGCGACCTGGCCGGCCATGTCTTCGCGCTGGAGACGGGCCTGTCCTCCGTACCGGAGATGAACTGGCGGGTGCCGTCCCTGGACCGCTTTCGGCTGGTCAGCCACTCCGACGCGCACTCGCCGCCCATCCTGGGGCGCAACGCCACCGTGTTCGACACCGACCTCGACCACTTCGCGCTCCGGCGCGCCCTGGAGACGGGCGAGGGGTACGTGGGCACCGTGGACCTCTACCCGGAGGCCGGCAAGTACCACCTCGACGGGCACCGGGGCTGCGGCGTGCGGCTGGAGCCCGCCGAGACCCGGGCGCTCGACGGACGGTGCCCGGTGTGCGGCCGGCGGCTGACGGTCGGCGTGCTGCACCGGGTCGACGCGCTGGCCGACCGTCCGGAGGGGCGACGCCCGGCCACCGCCGGCGAGGCGATGAAGATCGTCCCGCTGCCGGAACTCGCGAGCGAGATCCTGGGGGTGGGTCCGAAGAGCAAGACGGTGGGACGCTGGGTCGACGCTCTGACCGCCGCGCTGGGCCCCGAACTGCCCCTGCTGTTGGAGGTTCCCACCGAGGAGGTCCGCGCGGCCGGGGAGCCGGAGGCGGCCGAGGCGATCGAGCGGCTGCGCGCCCACCGGGTGCGGCGCGTTCCGGGCTACGACGGGACGTTCGGCACGATCTCGGTGTTCGATCCGGACGAGCCTGCTCCGGCGCCGGGCCGGAGCGGGTGA
- a CDS encoding dienelactone hydrolase family protein: MLPETAHIPTGPGALLTGDLEMPEGARGVVAFAHGSGSSRHSPRNRAVAGVLRDAGLGTLLFDLLTEAEERTDAATAEHRFDIPLLARRLVAAVDWLAARPDTTGLPIGLFGASTGAAAALVAAAERPETVRAVVSRGGRPDLAGGALDRVETPVLLIVGGEDREVLRLNERAAARTAAPCTVHVVPGATHLFEEPGALDQVAAVARDWFVRTARRAAPR; the protein is encoded by the coding sequence ATGCTCCCCGAGACAGCCCACATCCCCACCGGCCCCGGGGCCCTTCTCACCGGTGACCTGGAGATGCCCGAGGGGGCGCGCGGCGTGGTGGCGTTCGCCCACGGCAGCGGCAGTTCACGGCACAGTCCGCGCAACCGGGCGGTGGCCGGCGTCCTGCGGGACGCGGGCCTGGGCACGCTGCTGTTCGACCTGCTCACCGAGGCCGAGGAGCGGACGGACGCGGCCACCGCCGAGCACCGCTTCGACATCCCGCTGCTCGCACGGCGTCTGGTGGCGGCCGTCGACTGGCTCGCCGCCCGGCCCGACACGACCGGACTGCCGATCGGTCTGTTCGGCGCCAGCACCGGGGCCGCCGCCGCCCTGGTGGCCGCCGCGGAGCGTCCGGAGACGGTGCGGGCCGTGGTCTCCCGGGGCGGCAGGCCGGACCTGGCGGGCGGCGCGCTGGACCGGGTCGAGACCCCCGTCCTGCTGATCGTCGGCGGCGAGGACCGCGAGGTGCTGCGGTTGAACGAGCGGGCGGCCGCCCGGACGGCCGCGCCGTGCACGGTGCACGTGGTGCCCGGCGCCACCCATCTGTTCGAGGAACCGGGGGCCCTGGACCAGGTCGCCGCGGTGGCGCGCGACTGGTTCGTCCGCACCGCCCGGCGGGCGGCACCCCGGTGA
- a CDS encoding phosphoribosyltransferase — protein sequence MRFHDRRQAGRLLAEPLRDLQNAGELENPLVLALPRGGVPVGDEIAHALRAPLDVLVARKIGAPFNPELGVGAVAGQGPPLFDPRSLTLLGLTPEELAPRVERERAELRRREDLYRSGRPTPEVAGRTVVVVDDGLATGVTARAALRAVREGGPARLVLAVPVSSPQAADALEPEVDRLVCLSRPPDFQGVGQWYEDFTQVGDEEVVAVLRTSATA from the coding sequence ATGCGCTTCCACGACCGCAGGCAGGCGGGCCGGCTGCTCGCCGAGCCGCTGCGTGACCTCCAAAACGCCGGGGAGTTGGAGAACCCCCTGGTCCTGGCGCTGCCCAGGGGCGGGGTGCCGGTGGGCGACGAGATCGCCCACGCGCTGCGCGCGCCGTTGGACGTGCTGGTGGCCCGCAAGATCGGCGCCCCGTTCAACCCGGAGTTGGGGGTCGGCGCCGTCGCGGGTCAGGGGCCGCCGCTCTTCGACCCGCGGTCCCTGACCCTGCTGGGCCTGACCCCCGAGGAACTCGCCCCGCGGGTCGAGCGGGAACGGGCGGAACTGCGCCGCCGCGAGGACCTGTACCGGAGCGGCCGGCCCACCCCGGAGGTCGCTGGACGGACGGTGGTGGTCGTCGACGACGGGCTCGCCACCGGGGTCACCGCCCGTGCCGCGCTGCGCGCCGTCCGCGAGGGGGGACCGGCCCGTCTGGTGCTGGCCGTCCCCGTCTCCTCGCCGCAGGCCGCGGACGCGCTGGAGCCGGAGGTGGACCGGCTGGTGTGCCTGTCGCGACCGCCGGACTTCCAGGGCGTCGGGCAGTGGTACGAGGACTTCACCCAGGTGGGGGACGAGGAGGTCGTCGCCGTGCTGCGGACCTCGGCCACCGCGTGA
- a CDS encoding anhydro-N-acetylmuramic acid kinase, protein MRVIGLMSGTSCDAIDAAAADLAIEGDTVVLTPLGALDHPFPEGLRRELSAALPPASTSMADVCRLDTLLGQALAAAAERADRQLCEGRADLVVSHGHTLYHWTEGGRVLGTLQLGQPAWIAERTGRTVVSDLRPRDVAAGGQGAPLVSALDVMWLRDRPGAPVALNLGGIANITAVAEGREPSAYDTGPANVLLDTAVRELTGGRADRDTDGALAAAGTVHGPLLERLLAEPYYALPPPRTTGRELFDAAYLRAASEGFGRLSAEDLLATLTELTARTVADAVRAEGGTEVIASGGGTRNPTLMAALGRALGGVPVRVSDELGLPSDAKEAYAFALLGFLTVHGLPGTVPSCTGARRSVVLGSITPGREPLRPVPPVRATGGDAGAGAVTAPDRLRVAGTGPSRRSRTRTREPR, encoded by the coding sequence ATGAGGGTGATCGGACTGATGTCGGGCACGTCCTGCGACGCGATCGACGCGGCGGCCGCCGACCTGGCGATCGAGGGCGACACCGTCGTCCTCACCCCGCTCGGCGCCCTCGACCACCCCTTTCCCGAGGGGCTGCGCCGCGAGTTGTCGGCCGCGCTGCCCCCCGCGTCCACCAGCATGGCCGACGTCTGCCGGCTCGACACCCTCCTCGGGCAGGCCCTCGCGGCGGCGGCCGAACGCGCCGACCGGCAACTGTGCGAGGGGCGGGCCGACCTGGTCGTCTCCCACGGCCACACCCTGTACCACTGGACCGAGGGCGGCCGCGTCCTGGGCACCCTCCAACTGGGGCAGCCCGCCTGGATCGCCGAGCGCACCGGCCGCACCGTCGTCTCCGACCTGCGCCCCCGCGACGTCGCGGCCGGAGGCCAGGGGGCGCCGCTGGTGAGCGCGTTGGACGTGATGTGGCTGCGCGACCGTCCCGGAGCGCCCGTCGCCCTCAACCTGGGCGGGATCGCCAACATCACGGCGGTGGCCGAGGGACGCGAGCCGTCGGCGTACGACACCGGGCCCGCCAACGTCCTGCTCGACACCGCCGTGCGGGAGTTGACCGGCGGCCGCGCGGACCGCGACACCGATGGCGCGCTGGCCGCCGCGGGCACCGTCCACGGGCCGCTGCTGGAGCGGCTGCTGGCCGAGCCGTACTACGCCCTGCCCCCGCCCCGGACCACCGGTCGGGAACTGTTCGACGCCGCCTATCTGCGGGCGGCGTCGGAGGGGTTCGGCCGGCTGTCGGCCGAGGACCTCCTGGCCACACTCACCGAGTTGACGGCGCGTACGGTCGCCGACGCGGTGCGGGCCGAGGGCGGCACCGAGGTGATCGCCTCGGGTGGCGGCACCCGCAACCCCACCCTGATGGCCGCGCTCGGCCGGGCCCTGGGCGGGGTGCCGGTGCGCGTCTCGGACGAACTGGGGCTGCCGTCGGACGCCAAGGAGGCGTACGCCTTCGCGCTGCTGGGCTTCCTGACCGTCCACGGGCTGCCCGGCACCGTCCCGTCCTGCACCGGTGCGCGCCGCTCCGTCGTGCTGGGGTCGATCACGCCCGGTCGGGAGCCGCTGCGACCGGTGCCGCCCGTCCGGGCGACGGGCGGCGACGCCGGTGCCGGTGCGGTGACGGCCCCCGACCGCCTCCGCGTGGCCGGAACGGGACCTTCACGGAGGTCCCGGACGCGTACCCGGGAGCCGCGCTGA
- a CDS encoding MFS transporter, with protein sequence MTATAEVHTGGDGAPRASRRALVAGSVGNFIEWYEFGVYGYFATIIAARFFAPEGASDIEALVKTYASFALAFFFRPVGAALFGRVGDRVGRRPTLILVVLLMTAATATIGLLPTYDTVGAAAPWLLTLVRVVQGLSAGGEFGGAVSVMTESAPPGRRGLYGAWQSFTVALGLLAGAGLAALAATVLSEDALHDWGWRLPFLLAVPLGAAALWLRLRLEETPSFRRSTGRAPGGAQTGAPRGRADRTAAATAWRRPSTAETLRAIVLGVGRLMGWSAAGYTFLVVMPSYLQTGLGASFREALVATVVANAGFASAILPAGALSDRIGRRAVMCAGTVLLVVLAFPLLNLLQDPASSTAVKSAAVFAAGAAVGLLAGPGPAMLAEMFPTTVRYTGLGLAYSLSNAVFSGSAGLVVTELIKRTGDLDVPAWYVVVVCAAGLPALLTLRSDDHRRALRD encoded by the coding sequence ATGACGGCAACCGCGGAGGTCCACACCGGGGGCGACGGTGCGCCCCGCGCGTCACGGCGCGCGCTGGTGGCGGGATCGGTCGGCAACTTCATCGAGTGGTACGAGTTCGGTGTCTACGGTTACTTCGCCACGATCATCGCCGCCCGGTTCTTCGCCCCCGAGGGCGCGAGCGACATCGAGGCCCTGGTGAAGACCTACGCCTCCTTCGCCCTGGCCTTCTTCTTCCGCCCGGTCGGCGCCGCCCTCTTCGGGCGGGTGGGCGACCGCGTCGGTCGTCGCCCCACGCTGATCCTGGTGGTCCTGCTGATGACCGCGGCCACCGCGACCATCGGACTGCTCCCCACCTACGACACGGTGGGCGCCGCCGCGCCCTGGTTGCTGACCCTCGTCCGCGTCGTGCAGGGACTGTCGGCGGGCGGCGAGTTCGGTGGCGCGGTGTCGGTGATGACGGAGTCCGCGCCCCCCGGGCGGCGCGGACTGTACGGGGCGTGGCAGTCGTTCACGGTGGCCCTCGGCCTGTTGGCGGGGGCCGGACTGGCCGCGCTGGCGGCCACGGTGTTGAGCGAGGACGCCCTCCACGACTGGGGCTGGCGACTGCCGTTCCTGCTGGCGGTCCCGCTCGGGGCGGCCGCCCTGTGGCTGCGGTTGAGGCTGGAGGAGACCCCGTCCTTCCGCCGCTCCACGGGCCGGGCGCCCGGTGGGGCGCAGACCGGGGCGCCACGGGGCCGCGCCGACCGGACGGCCGCCGCCACCGCGTGGCGGCGGCCGTCCACGGCCGAGACCCTCCGGGCGATCGTCCTGGGGGTGGGCCGGCTGATGGGCTGGTCGGCCGCCGGGTACACCTTCCTGGTCGTGATGCCCTCCTACCTCCAGACCGGTCTGGGCGCCTCGTTCCGGGAGGCGCTGGTCGCCACGGTGGTGGCCAACGCGGGCTTCGCGTCGGCCATCCTGCCCGCCGGAGCGCTCAGCGACCGGATCGGACGTCGGGCGGTGATGTGCGCCGGGACGGTGCTGCTGGTCGTCCTCGCCTTCCCCCTGCTGAACCTGCTCCAGGACCCGGCCTCCTCCACGGCGGTCAAGTCGGCGGCGGTGTTCGCCGCCGGCGCCGCGGTGGGGCTGCTGGCCGGTCCGGGGCCCGCGATGCTCGCGGAGATGTTCCCCACCACGGTCCGCTACACCGGTCTCGGGCTGGCCTACTCGTTGTCCAACGCCGTCTTCTCGGGATCGGCCGGCCTCGTCGTCACCGAACTGATCAAGCGGACCGGCGACCTCGACGTCCCGGCCTGGTACGTGGTGGTGGTCTGCGCCGCCGGGCTGCCGGCGCTGCTCACCCTGCGGAGCGACGACCACCGACGGGCGCTGCGCGACTGA
- a CDS encoding 6-phospho-beta-glucosidase produces MRLTVLGGGGFRVPLVHRALLKDTGDAAGRCTELVLHDTDRARLDAIGAVLAHQRDRHTGPAPAVRTTTDLDEALSGADFVFSAIRVGGLAGRVRDERVPLAEGVLGQETVGAGGVLYGLRTLPVAVRIAERVAEVAPDAWLINFTNPAGMVTEAMDRVLRNRGLPGRVIGICDSPVGLCRRAARALDVAPDRVDYDYVGLNHLGWLRRLTVDGTDRLPDLLADTAALTSFEEGRLFGADWLRALGALPNEYLHYYYFTREALASVRSAGATRGEFLLDQQSRFYETARPNDPEQAHREWERTRLEREETYMAESRAASGGRQRDSCDLDGGGYDRVALALMRAIARDERTTLVLNVPGRGAVPGLDDDAVVEVPCRVDASGVHPAATGSVAPDQLGLMLTLKAVERSTIEAARNGSRRAALRALALHPLVDSVRVAERILEAAGGLR; encoded by the coding sequence ATGAGACTCACAGTGCTGGGCGGCGGAGGATTCCGAGTGCCGCTGGTGCACCGGGCGCTCCTGAAGGACACCGGGGACGCCGCCGGCCGCTGCACCGAACTCGTCCTGCACGACACCGACCGCGCCCGACTGGACGCGATCGGCGCCGTCCTCGCCCACCAGCGCGACCGGCACACCGGCCCGGCCCCCGCCGTGCGCACCACCACCGACCTCGACGAGGCGCTGAGCGGCGCCGACTTCGTCTTCTCGGCGATCCGGGTCGGCGGCCTGGCGGGCCGGGTCCGTGACGAGCGCGTCCCGCTCGCCGAAGGGGTGCTGGGACAGGAGACGGTGGGCGCGGGCGGCGTGCTCTACGGCCTGCGCACCCTGCCGGTGGCGGTGCGGATCGCCGAGCGGGTCGCCGAGGTCGCCCCCGACGCCTGGCTGATCAACTTCACCAACCCCGCCGGCATGGTCACCGAGGCGATGGACCGGGTGCTGCGCAACCGGGGCCTGCCCGGCCGGGTGATCGGCATCTGCGACTCCCCGGTCGGGCTGTGCCGCCGTGCCGCCCGCGCCCTGGACGTCGCCCCGGACCGCGTCGACTACGACTACGTCGGCCTGAACCACCTGGGCTGGCTGCGCCGCCTGACGGTGGACGGCACCGACCGGCTGCCGGACCTGCTGGCCGACACCGCCGCGCTGACCTCCTTCGAGGAGGGTCGACTGTTCGGCGCCGACTGGCTGCGCGCGCTGGGCGCGCTGCCCAACGAGTACCTGCACTACTACTACTTCACCCGAGAGGCCCTCGCCTCCGTCCGCTCCGCCGGGGCCACCCGCGGGGAGTTCCTCCTCGACCAGCAGTCCCGCTTCTACGAGACGGCCCGCCCGAACGACCCGGAGCAGGCACACCGGGAGTGGGAGCGCACCCGTCTGGAGCGCGAGGAGACCTACATGGCCGAGAGCCGCGCGGCCTCCGGCGGCCGGCAGCGCGACAGCTGCGACCTGGACGGCGGCGGCTACGACCGGGTGGCGCTCGCCCTGATGCGGGCGATCGCGCGCGACGAGCGCACCACGTTGGTCCTGAACGTCCCCGGCCGCGGCGCCGTACCGGGTCTGGACGACGACGCGGTGGTCGAGGTGCCGTGCCGGGTGGACGCCTCCGGGGTCCACCCGGCGGCGACCGGTTCCGTCGCCCCCGACCAGTTGGGGCTGATGCTCACCCTCAAGGCCGTGGAGCGGTCGACCATCGAGGCGGCGCGGAACGGTTCGCGCCGTGCGGCGCTGCGCGCCCTGGCGCTGCACCCGCTGGTGGACTCGGTGCGGGTGGCCGAGCGGATCCTGGAGGCGGCGGGCGGCCTCCGGTAG
- a CDS encoding SRPBCC family protein codes for MSEFERSRTMPAMPEIVFNEVSDPDSLNRWLPMDLHAHVEDPPAVTVHEDRTGHDVRALFRTRPDQMRAEWGTRDQGSYAGWLQVAGIGSGASEVTVHLSFFDEEHAPSRDAVHVSLDQSLERLAEQVRLRVDRAD; via the coding sequence GTGAGCGAATTCGAGCGTTCCCGCACCATGCCCGCCATGCCCGAGATCGTCTTCAACGAGGTGTCCGACCCGGACTCCCTCAACCGCTGGCTCCCCATGGACCTCCACGCCCACGTGGAGGACCCGCCGGCCGTGACCGTGCACGAGGACCGCACCGGGCACGACGTGCGGGCTCTGTTCCGTACCCGTCCCGACCAGATGCGCGCGGAGTGGGGCACCCGGGACCAGGGGTCGTACGCGGGCTGGCTCCAGGTGGCGGGGATCGGCAGCGGCGCCAGCGAGGTGACCGTGCACCTGTCCTTCTTCGACGAGGAACACGCCCCCTCGCGGGACGCCGTCCACGTCTCCCTCGACCAGAGCCTGGAGCGGCTGGCCGAACAGGTGAGGCTGCGCGTGGACCGAGCAGACTGA
- a CDS encoding OsmC family protein, with amino-acid sequence MSPSEQDLYSAEARSLHGTGRVDVSGRAGLPVGAPGELGGSGHGYDPEQLYAAALATCLHQAVVIAATETGVDPTGSEVTARVRLRTGGGQHYAFAATADVSLPSADDGQRERVVAQALRICPLGDQLDPPPA; translated from the coding sequence ATGTCCCCTTCCGAGCAGGACCTGTACAGCGCCGAGGCCCGTTCCCTCCACGGCACCGGCCGGGTGGACGTCTCCGGTAGGGCCGGCCTGCCGGTCGGCGCCCCCGGCGAGCTGGGTGGCAGCGGCCACGGATACGACCCCGAACAGCTCTACGCGGCCGCGCTGGCCACCTGCCTCCACCAGGCCGTGGTCATCGCCGCCACCGAGACCGGCGTCGACCCCACCGGCAGCGAGGTGACCGCCCGGGTGCGGTTGCGCACTGGCGGCGGCCAGCACTACGCCTTCGCCGCCACCGCCGACGTCTCCCTGCCCTCCGCGGACGACGGCCAACGGGAGCGCGTCGTCGCCCAGGCGCTGCGCATCTGCCCCCTCGGCGACCAGTTGGACCCACCGCCGGCCTGA
- a CDS encoding 3-hydroxyacyl-CoA dehydrogenase family protein translates to MAAAPGTVGVLGGGRMGAGIAQAFATAGSVVVVVENGEEAAEAALERVSTGLRRAAERGKLDEEVERVLARVTVATSVDDLPAAADLVVEAVPEDAALKVRMLTAAEGAVGEETVLATNTSSLSITELAGALARPERFVGMHFFNPVPASALVELVVAERTADATVRAVLEWTHALGKRDVVVRDSPGFASSRLGVALGLEAIRMVEEGVAEPEAIDAAMTLGYRHPMGPLRLTDLVGLDVRLAIAEHLHDTLGERFAPPRLLREKVARGELGRKTGRGFYTWED, encoded by the coding sequence ATGGCAGCGGCACCGGGGACGGTCGGAGTGCTGGGCGGTGGGCGCATGGGCGCGGGCATCGCCCAGGCCTTCGCGACGGCGGGTTCGGTCGTGGTCGTCGTGGAGAACGGGGAGGAGGCCGCCGAGGCGGCCCTGGAGCGCGTCTCGACCGGGCTGCGCCGGGCGGCCGAGCGCGGAAAACTCGACGAGGAGGTCGAGCGGGTGCTGGCGCGGGTCACCGTCGCCACCTCGGTGGACGACCTTCCGGCCGCCGCCGACCTGGTCGTCGAGGCCGTCCCCGAGGACGCCGCCCTCAAGGTCCGGATGCTGACGGCCGCCGAGGGGGCCGTGGGCGAGGAGACGGTGCTGGCCACCAACACCAGCTCCCTGTCGATCACCGAGCTCGCGGGCGCGCTGGCCCGCCCCGAGCGCTTCGTGGGCATGCACTTCTTCAACCCGGTGCCCGCCTCCGCACTGGTGGAGCTGGTCGTCGCCGAGCGGACCGCGGACGCCACCGTGCGGGCCGTGCTGGAGTGGACCCACGCCCTGGGCAAACGGGACGTCGTCGTCAGGGACTCGCCCGGCTTCGCCAGCAGCCGGCTGGGCGTGGCGCTCGGTCTGGAGGCGATCCGGATGGTCGAGGAGGGCGTCGCCGAGCCCGAGGCCATCGACGCCGCCATGACCCTGGGCTACAGACATCCCATGGGGCCGCTGCGGCTGACCGACCTGGTCGGGCTCGACGTGCGCCTGGCCATCGCCGAGCACCTCCACGACACCCTGGGCGAACGCTTCGCGCCTCCGAGGCTGTTGAGGGAGAAGGTCGCCCGCGGGGAGCTGGGCCGCAAGACCGGCCGCGGCTTCTACACCTGGGAGGACTGA
- the paaI gene encoding hydroxyphenylacetyl-CoA thioesterase PaaI encodes MTRPTDTETATARGPAQRMFAADRASRDLGMELLRAGDGSAAVRMTVTAAMVNGHGVAHGGYLFLLADTAFACACNSRGPVTVAAGADVVFAAPAYEGDALLAVAEERTRFGRSGVYDVTVLRDEQVIVEFRGRSRALGDRGVPGRKETP; translated from the coding sequence ATGACACGGCCCACGGACACCGAGACGGCAACCGCTCGGGGCCCCGCCCAGCGGATGTTCGCCGCCGACCGCGCCTCCCGGGACCTGGGCATGGAGCTGCTCCGGGCCGGCGACGGCAGCGCGGCGGTGCGGATGACGGTGACGGCCGCGATGGTCAACGGGCACGGCGTCGCCCACGGGGGCTATCTGTTCCTCCTCGCCGACACCGCGTTCGCCTGCGCCTGCAACAGCCGTGGCCCGGTGACCGTGGCGGCCGGCGCCGACGTCGTCTTCGCCGCCCCGGCGTACGAGGGCGACGCCCTGCTGGCCGTCGCCGAGGAACGGACCCGGTTCGGCCGCAGCGGCGTCTACGACGTGACCGTCCTGCGGGACGAGCAGGTGATCGTGGAGTTCCGCGGACGCAGCCGCGCCCTGGGCGACCGCGGCGTTCCCGGCCGGAAGGAGACACCATGA
- the paaK gene encoding phenylacetate--CoA ligase PaaK, which produces MTSDPTIPPARSALPLPAPATRTGPAPDGELLDPAERMGREELAELQLRRLRRTLRHAYENVAHHRRAFDAAGVTPEDCRSLADLARFPFTTKADLRETYPFGMFAVPMSEVRRLHASSGTTGRPTVVGYTEEDLSTWADLVARSIRAAGGRPGHKVHVSYGYGLFTGGLGAHYGAERAGCTVVPASGGMTARQVRLIQDFRPEIIMVTPSYMLTLLDEFERQGVDPRTSSLEIGVFGAEPWTEEMRHEIEERAGLHAVDIYGLSEVMGPGVAQECVETKDGLHIWEDHFYPEVVDPITGEVLPDGEEGELVFTSLTKRAMPVVRYRTRDLTRLLPGTARPAFRRMEKVTGRCDDMIILRGVNVFPTQIEEVVLRVPGVAPHFQIRLSRRGRRDHMTVRVEARPGTGPEQREAAAAAIVRGVKDGVGVTVDVDVVDPETLERSVGKIRRVVDERDR; this is translated from the coding sequence ATGACCAGCGACCCGACGATTCCCCCGGCCCGGTCCGCGCTTCCCCTTCCGGCGCCGGCCACCCGGACGGGGCCGGCGCCGGACGGGGAACTCCTCGACCCGGCCGAGCGCATGGGCCGCGAAGAGCTGGCGGAGCTCCAGTTGAGGCGCCTGCGCCGCACCCTGCGGCACGCCTACGAGAACGTGGCGCACCACCGGCGCGCCTTCGACGCGGCGGGCGTCACCCCCGAGGACTGCCGTTCCCTGGCGGACCTGGCACGGTTCCCGTTCACCACCAAGGCCGACCTGCGCGAGACCTACCCCTTCGGGATGTTCGCCGTCCCGATGTCCGAGGTGCGGCGCCTCCACGCCTCCAGCGGCACCACCGGACGTCCCACCGTCGTCGGCTACACCGAGGAGGACCTGTCCACCTGGGCGGACCTGGTGGCCCGCTCCATCCGGGCGGCCGGCGGCCGTCCCGGACACAAGGTCCACGTCTCCTACGGCTACGGACTGTTCACCGGAGGGTTGGGCGCGCACTACGGCGCCGAACGGGCCGGCTGCACGGTCGTCCCGGCGTCCGGCGGCATGACGGCCCGCCAGGTGCGGCTGATCCAGGACTTCCGGCCCGAGATCATCATGGTCACGCCCTCCTACATGCTGACCCTGCTCGACGAGTTCGAGCGCCAGGGGGTCGACCCGCGCACCTCGTCGTTGGAGATCGGCGTCTTCGGCGCCGAGCCGTGGACGGAGGAGATGCGCCACGAGATCGAGGAGCGCGCCGGACTGCACGCGGTGGACATCTACGGCCTGTCGGAGGTGATGGGGCCCGGTGTCGCCCAGGAGTGCGTGGAGACCAAGGACGGCCTGCACATCTGGGAGGACCACTTCTACCCGGAGGTCGTCGACCCGATCACCGGCGAGGTGCTGCCCGACGGAGAGGAGGGCGAACTGGTGTTCACCTCCCTGACCAAGCGGGCCATGCCGGTCGTCCGCTACCGCACCCGTGACCTGACCCGACTGCTGCCCGGCACCGCGCGCCCCGCCTTCCGCCGCATGGAGAAGGTCACCGGCCGCTGCGACGACATGATCATCCTGCGCGGCGTCAACGTCTTCCCCACACAGATCGAGGAGGTGGTGCTGCGCGTCCCCGGTGTGGCGCCGCACTTCCAGATACGCCTCTCCCGCCGGGGCCGGAGAGACCACATGACGGTGCGCGTCGAGGCCCGTCCGGGTACCGGGCCGGAGCAGCGCGAGGCCGCGGCCGCCGCGATCGTCCGGGGTGTCAAGGACGGGGTCGGCGTCACCGTCGACGTCGATGTCGTCGACCCGGAGACCCTGGAGCGCTCGGTGGGCAAGATCCGCCGCGTCGTCGACGAACGGGACAGGTGA